The Pseudarthrobacter sp. NS4 genome includes a window with the following:
- the gndA gene encoding NADP-dependent phosphogluconate dehydrogenase, producing MTAHIGVTGLAVMGANLARNLARNGFTVALHNRSVEKTDTLLEKYGSEGDFVRTETLQELVDSLEKPRRVLIMVKAGKPVDSVIEQLEPLLEAGDIIIDAGNSHYEDTRRREAALAKKDLHFVGVGVSGGEEGALNGPSIMPGGSKESYEALGPLLEKISAKVDGEPCCAWVGTDGAGHFVKMVHNGIEYADMQVIGEAFDLLRSGAGIEPAEQSRIFSEWNKGELSSFLIEISAEVLGHVDAKTGKPFVDVVVDAAGQKGTGRWTVISALELGSPVSGIAESVFARALSSQAGQRKLGQELLAGNEASVEIPETFVEDVRQALYASKLVSYAQGLDMLTSAAKEYGWDLKLDEIASLWRAGCIIRAELLKDITKAYAADEKPANLLFAPAFTKAIGDALPAWRRVVATAVQLGIPVPVFSSSLAYYDGLRRKRVAAALIQGQRDLFGAHTYGRVDAEGTFHTLWGEDKSEIEAVDTH from the coding sequence ATGACTGCACACATCGGTGTCACCGGCCTCGCCGTGATGGGCGCCAACCTGGCCCGCAACCTCGCGCGGAACGGCTTCACGGTCGCCCTGCACAACAGGTCCGTGGAGAAGACGGACACACTGCTGGAAAAGTACGGTTCGGAGGGCGACTTTGTCCGGACCGAAACCCTGCAGGAACTCGTGGACTCGCTGGAGAAGCCCCGCCGGGTGCTGATCATGGTCAAGGCCGGCAAGCCGGTTGACTCTGTGATCGAGCAGCTCGAACCGCTCCTGGAAGCAGGAGACATCATCATTGACGCCGGCAACTCGCACTATGAGGACACCCGCCGCCGCGAGGCCGCGCTGGCGAAGAAGGACCTGCACTTTGTGGGCGTCGGCGTTTCCGGCGGCGAGGAAGGCGCCCTGAACGGCCCCTCCATCATGCCCGGCGGTTCCAAGGAGTCCTACGAGGCCCTGGGCCCGCTGCTGGAAAAGATCTCCGCGAAGGTGGACGGCGAACCGTGCTGCGCCTGGGTGGGCACCGACGGCGCCGGACACTTCGTCAAGATGGTCCACAACGGCATCGAATACGCTGACATGCAGGTCATCGGCGAGGCCTTCGACCTGCTGCGCTCCGGTGCGGGCATCGAGCCCGCTGAACAGTCCAGGATCTTCTCCGAGTGGAACAAGGGCGAGCTGTCCTCGTTCCTGATCGAAATCTCCGCAGAGGTCCTGGGCCACGTCGACGCCAAGACCGGCAAGCCGTTCGTTGACGTTGTGGTCGATGCCGCCGGCCAGAAGGGCACCGGCCGCTGGACGGTCATCTCGGCCCTGGAACTGGGCTCGCCGGTCTCCGGCATCGCCGAGTCCGTCTTCGCCCGTGCACTGTCCTCGCAGGCGGGGCAGCGGAAGCTGGGCCAGGAACTGCTGGCCGGCAACGAGGCATCCGTTGAGATCCCCGAGACTTTCGTCGAGGACGTCCGGCAGGCACTTTACGCCTCCAAGCTCGTGTCCTACGCGCAGGGCCTGGACATGCTGACCTCGGCGGCCAAGGAATACGGCTGGGACCTGAAACTGGACGAAATCGCATCACTGTGGCGCGCAGGCTGCATCATCCGGGCTGAACTGCTGAAGGACATCACCAAGGCCTACGCCGCAGATGAGAAGCCGGCCAACCTGCTCTTCGCACCTGCGTTCACCAAAGCCATTGGGGACGCGCTTCCGGCGTGGCGGCGCGTGGTTGCCACTGCCGTGCAGCTCGGCATCCCGGTGCCGGTGTTCTCCTCCTCGCTGGCTTACTATGACGGCCTGCGCCGCAAGCGTGTTGCGGCCGCCCTGATCCAGGGCCAGCGCGACCTCTTTGGCGCCCACACGTACGGCCGTGTTGACGCTGAAGGCACCTTCCACACCCTCTGGGGCGAGGACAAGTCAGAGATCGAAGCGGTAGACACGCACTGA
- the msrA gene encoding peptide-methionine (S)-S-oxide reductase MsrA: protein MKTFVLGGGCFWCLDAVYQKTKGVTSVISGYTGGHDPHPDYYSVCSGTTGHAEVVAVTFDEEIIPAEVILDMFFALHDPTTLNRQGYDVGTQYRSSMFYETTEEKILFEDAIDRNQALWANPIVTEVSRLPRFYVAEEAHQNFYAKHPEQGYCQVIINPKLAKARKYYSAWLNA from the coding sequence ATGAAAACTTTTGTTCTTGGCGGAGGCTGCTTCTGGTGCCTTGACGCCGTCTACCAGAAGACCAAGGGCGTCACCTCGGTGATTTCCGGCTACACCGGCGGGCATGACCCGCATCCGGACTACTACTCGGTCTGCAGCGGAACCACCGGTCACGCGGAGGTGGTGGCCGTGACGTTCGACGAGGAAATCATCCCGGCGGAGGTCATCCTTGATATGTTCTTCGCCCTGCACGACCCCACGACACTGAACCGGCAGGGGTACGACGTCGGCACGCAGTACCGCTCGTCGATGTTCTACGAAACCACGGAAGAAAAGATCCTGTTCGAAGATGCGATCGACCGGAACCAGGCTCTGTGGGCGAATCCCATCGTCACAGAGGTCAGCCGCCTCCCCCGGTTTTATGTTGCCGAGGAAGCCCACCAGAACTTCTACGCCAAGCATCCCGAGCAGGGGTATTGCCAGGTGATCATCAATCCCAAGCTCGCAAAGGCCAGGAAATATTACTCTGCATGGCTTAACGCTTAG
- a CDS encoding DUF3052 domain-containing protein produces MSEADAATSVNVAEKLGFKNGDLIQEFGYDDDVDFDLRDDIEDLTGSELLDEDDHDVADAVILWWRDGDGDLVDSLMDSLTTLSENGVVWVLTPKSGRAGYVSPADIQEAAPTAGLHVTTSAGVSKDWSAARLVSRKNK; encoded by the coding sequence GTGAGCGAGGCCGACGCCGCCACTTCGGTAAATGTGGCGGAAAAATTGGGTTTCAAGAACGGGGATCTGATTCAGGAGTTCGGTTACGACGACGATGTCGATTTCGACTTGCGTGACGATATTGAGGACCTCACCGGTTCAGAGCTGCTGGATGAGGACGACCATGACGTTGCGGACGCCGTGATCCTTTGGTGGCGCGACGGCGATGGCGACCTGGTGGACAGCCTGATGGACTCGCTGACAACCCTGAGTGAAAACGGCGTCGTCTGGGTCCTCACCCCGAAGTCCGGAAGGGCCGGGTACGTCTCACCGGCCGATATCCAGGAGGCTGCACCCACGGCCGGACTGCACGTCACCACATCAGCCGGCGTCTCCAAGGACTGGAGCGCTGCCCGGCTGGTGAGCAGGAAGAACAAGTGA
- the aceE gene encoding pyruvate dehydrogenase (acetyl-transferring), homodimeric type, producing the protein MAAGEDTSHILSGLTNQLPDRDPEETAEWVESLDSLIREQGTERAQYIMRSLLQRAGAQSVGVPMVTTTDYVNTIPVDQEAEFPGNEEYERRYRAYMRWNAAVMVHRAQRANIGVGGHISTYAGAATLYEVGFNHFFRGKDHPGGGDQVFFQGHASPGMYARAFMEGRLSEEDLDGFRQEKSREGHALSSYPHPRLMPEFWEFPTVSMGIGPMNAIYQAQSNRYLHNRGLKDTSDQQVWAFLGDGEMDEPESRGLLQLAANENLDNLNFVINCNLQRLDGPVRGNGKIMQELEAFFRGAGWNVIKVVWGREWDELLSRDADGSLVKIMNETPDGDYQTYKAESGGFVREHFFGKDPATKDLVADLTDDQIWNLKRGGHDYRKVYAAYKAATEFKGKPTVILAKTVKGYGLGPHFEGRNATHQMKKLTLDDLKKFRDHLRIPITDEQLEKDLYQPPYYHPGTDAPEIKYMMERRAALGGSVPERRSKHQSIELPDAKSYEVAKRGSGKQQAATTMAFVRLLKDLMRDKNFGKHIAPIIPDEARTFGMDAFFPTAKIYNPKGQNYLSVDRDLVLAYKESAQGQLIHPGINEAGAVAAFTAAGTAYATHGVPLVPVYVFYSMFGFQRTGDAFWAAADQMTRGFIIGATAGRTTLTGEGLQHADGHSPLLASTNPAVVTYDPAYGYEMGHIIRDGLERMYGPDSTDRNLMYYLTVYNEPITQPAEPEELDTEGVIKGIYLLAPAKIDGPRTQILASGVSVPWALEAQRILAEDWSVSADVWSVTSWNELRRDGLAAEEEAFLNPGEPARVPFVTQQLEGATGPVVAVSDYMKAVPDQIRQFVPNEFATLGADGFGFSDTRAAARRYFKNDTHSIVVRSLEMLARRGEVDAQAPIKAIEKYRLHNVNAGTTGNAGGEA; encoded by the coding sequence GTGGCTGCAGGAGAAGATACCTCCCATATCCTCAGCGGGTTGACTAACCAGCTGCCTGATCGTGATCCGGAAGAGACTGCCGAGTGGGTTGAGTCCCTGGATTCGTTGATCAGGGAACAGGGCACCGAGCGTGCCCAATACATCATGCGGAGCCTGCTGCAGCGTGCGGGTGCGCAGAGTGTCGGGGTGCCGATGGTGACCACTACCGATTACGTGAACACGATCCCGGTGGACCAGGAAGCGGAGTTCCCGGGCAATGAGGAGTACGAGCGCCGGTACCGGGCGTACATGCGGTGGAACGCCGCGGTGATGGTGCACCGGGCGCAGCGGGCCAACATCGGGGTCGGCGGGCACATTTCCACTTACGCCGGCGCGGCGACGCTGTACGAGGTGGGTTTCAACCACTTCTTCCGCGGCAAGGACCATCCCGGCGGCGGGGACCAGGTGTTTTTCCAGGGCCACGCGTCCCCGGGCATGTACGCCAGGGCGTTCATGGAAGGCCGCCTGTCCGAGGAGGACCTGGACGGGTTCCGGCAGGAAAAGTCCCGGGAAGGCCATGCCCTCTCCTCCTACCCGCACCCACGGTTGATGCCGGAGTTCTGGGAATTCCCCACGGTCTCGATGGGTATCGGGCCGATGAACGCGATCTACCAGGCCCAGTCCAACCGGTACCTGCACAACCGGGGCCTGAAAGACACCTCGGACCAGCAGGTCTGGGCGTTTTTGGGTGACGGGGAAATGGATGAGCCCGAGTCCCGCGGCCTGCTCCAGCTCGCCGCGAACGAGAACCTGGACAACCTGAACTTCGTGATCAACTGCAACCTCCAGCGCCTGGACGGGCCGGTGCGCGGCAACGGCAAGATCATGCAGGAACTCGAAGCGTTCTTCCGCGGCGCGGGCTGGAACGTGATCAAGGTCGTCTGGGGCCGGGAATGGGACGAACTGCTCTCCCGCGACGCCGACGGGTCGCTGGTGAAGATCATGAACGAAACCCCCGACGGGGACTACCAGACCTACAAGGCCGAATCCGGCGGGTTCGTCCGCGAACACTTCTTCGGCAAGGACCCGGCCACCAAGGACCTGGTCGCTGACCTGACCGATGACCAGATCTGGAACCTCAAACGCGGCGGCCACGACTACCGCAAGGTCTACGCCGCGTACAAGGCAGCCACCGAATTCAAGGGCAAACCCACCGTCATCCTCGCCAAAACCGTCAAGGGCTACGGACTCGGACCCCACTTCGAAGGCCGCAACGCCACCCACCAGATGAAAAAACTCACCCTGGATGACCTGAAGAAGTTCCGGGATCACCTGCGGATCCCCATCACGGACGAGCAGCTCGAAAAAGACCTGTACCAGCCGCCGTACTACCACCCCGGCACCGACGCTCCGGAAATCAAGTACATGATGGAACGCCGCGCCGCGCTCGGCGGGTCGGTTCCGGAGCGCCGCTCCAAGCACCAGTCCATCGAGCTGCCCGATGCCAAGTCCTACGAGGTCGCCAAGCGGGGCTCCGGGAAGCAGCAGGCTGCCACCACCATGGCCTTCGTCCGCCTGCTCAAGGACCTGATGCGGGATAAGAACTTCGGCAAGCACATCGCTCCGATCATCCCGGACGAGGCGCGCACGTTTGGTATGGACGCGTTCTTCCCGACGGCGAAGATCTACAACCCCAAGGGCCAGAACTACCTGTCCGTGGACCGGGACCTGGTCCTGGCCTACAAGGAATCCGCCCAGGGCCAACTGATCCACCCCGGCATCAACGAAGCCGGCGCCGTGGCAGCGTTCACCGCCGCCGGAACCGCGTACGCCACCCACGGCGTGCCCCTGGTCCCGGTCTACGTGTTCTACTCCATGTTCGGCTTCCAGCGCACCGGCGACGCCTTCTGGGCAGCCGCGGACCAAATGACCCGCGGCTTCATCATCGGCGCCACCGCAGGCCGGACCACCCTCACCGGCGAAGGCCTCCAGCACGCCGACGGCCACTCCCCCCTGCTGGCCTCCACCAACCCCGCCGTGGTCACCTACGACCCCGCCTACGGCTACGAAATGGGCCACATCATCCGCGACGGCCTGGAACGGATGTACGGGCCCGACTCCACCGACCGGAACCTCATGTACTACCTCACCGTGTACAACGAACCGATCACCCAACCCGCCGAACCCGAAGAACTGGACACCGAAGGCGTCATCAAGGGCATCTACCTGCTCGCCCCCGCCAAAATCGACGGCCCCCGCACCCAGATCCTGGCCTCCGGCGTCTCCGTCCCCTGGGCCCTCGAAGCCCAGCGGATCCTCGCCGAAGACTGGTCCGTCTCCGCCGACGTCTGGTCCGTCACCTCCTGGAACGAACTCCGACGCGACGGCCTCGCCGCCGAAGAAGAAGCCTTCCTCAACCCCGGCGAACCCGCACGCGTACCCTTCGTCACCCAACAACTCGAAGGCGCCACCGGACCCGTCGTCGCCGTGTCCGACTACATGAAAGCCGTCCCCGACCAAATCCGCCAATTCGTCCCCAACGAATTCGCCACCCTCGGCGCCGACGGCTTCGGCTTCTCCGACACCCGCGCCGCAGCCCGCCGCTACTTCAAAAACGACACCCACTCCATCGTGGTGCGTTCCCTGGAGATGCTGGCCCGCCGCGGTGAGGTGGACGCACAGGCTCCCATCAAGGCGATCGAGAAGTACCGGCTGCACAACGTCAATGCCGGGACCACCGGCAACGCCGGAGGAGAGGCTTAA
- a CDS encoding peroxiredoxin has translation MTAALAAASVHVPEVGETAPDFELPNQFGEPVRLSSFRGQNVVLVFYPFAFSGICTGELCEIRDNLAVFEDASATVLAVSVDSKFSLRAYAVQEGYSFDLLSDFWPHGAAASAYGVFDPDTGMAKRGTFIIDATGQVRYKVVNPRGQARDFQEYRAAIAGLEQG, from the coding sequence GTGACGGCAGCGCTTGCCGCTGCCTCCGTTCATGTCCCCGAAGTAGGCGAAACAGCACCTGACTTTGAACTCCCCAACCAGTTTGGCGAGCCGGTCCGGTTGTCCTCATTCCGGGGCCAGAACGTTGTCCTGGTGTTTTATCCATTTGCCTTCTCCGGCATCTGCACCGGGGAACTCTGCGAGATACGGGACAACCTGGCTGTGTTCGAGGACGCAAGCGCCACGGTGCTGGCCGTTTCCGTTGACAGCAAGTTCAGCCTCCGTGCCTATGCGGTGCAGGAAGGGTACAGTTTCGATTTGCTGTCGGACTTCTGGCCCCACGGGGCCGCAGCCAGCGCGTATGGTGTTTTCGATCCGGATACCGGAATGGCCAAGCGCGGGACGTTCATCATCGATGCCACCGGGCAGGTTCGTTACAAGGTAGTAAATCCGCGGGGCCAGGCCAGGGACTTTCAGGAATACCGCGCCGCAATTGCCGGCCTGGAGCAGGGCTGA
- the epsC gene encoding serine O-acetyltransferase EpsC: MGFFARLKEDLDAARSHDPAARGSIENFFAYSGLHAIWIHRLTHRLWQNPGLRFPARLISQLGRFVTGIEIHPGATIGRRFFIDHGMGVVIGETAEIGEDVMIYHGVTLGGRSLARIKRHPTIGDRVTIGAGAKILGPITIGRDSAVGANAVVVKDAPPESIVTGVPAKWRHRDAQRETKPAVDPAEYEIEYHL, translated from the coding sequence GTGGGCTTTTTCGCAAGACTAAAGGAAGACCTCGACGCCGCCCGGTCCCACGACCCGGCGGCTCGAGGTTCTATCGAGAACTTTTTTGCCTATTCCGGCCTGCATGCCATCTGGATCCACCGGTTGACGCACCGTCTCTGGCAGAACCCGGGCCTGCGTTTCCCGGCACGGCTGATCTCCCAGCTGGGCAGGTTCGTGACCGGCATCGAAATCCATCCCGGCGCCACGATCGGCCGCCGGTTCTTTATTGACCACGGCATGGGCGTGGTGATCGGGGAAACCGCGGAGATTGGCGAGGACGTGATGATTTACCACGGCGTCACTCTCGGGGGCCGCTCCCTCGCGAGGATCAAGCGGCACCCCACCATCGGTGACCGGGTGACAATCGGCGCCGGCGCCAAGATCCTGGGACCGATCACCATCGGCCGGGACAGTGCCGTGGGCGCCAACGCGGTGGTGGTGAAGGACGCGCCGCCGGAATCCATCGTCACCGGGGTTCCTGCAAAGTGGCGACACCGGGACGCGCAGCGGGAGACCAAGCCCGCTGTGGACCCTGCTGAGTACGAGATCGAATACCATCTCTGA
- the cysK gene encoding cysteine synthase A — MARIYDDVTQLVGGTPLVKLNRLSEGLDATVAVKLEFYNPANSVKDRIGVAIVDAAEKSGALKPGGTIVEGTSGNTGIALAMVGAARGYKVILTMPETMSTERRVMLRAFGAEIVLTPGSEGMRGAVEKAQEIVANTENSIWAQQFANEANPEIHRNTTAEEIWTDTDGAVDIFVAGVGTGGTVTGVGQVLKERKPGVQIVAVEPKDSAILNGGAPGPHKIQGIGANFVPEILDTNVYDEVLDATLEDSVRVARELGVKEGILGGISSGAIVWGALELAKRPENAGKLIVAVVCDFGERYISTVLYDDIRG; from the coding sequence ATGGCACGGATTTATGACGACGTAACGCAGCTGGTCGGCGGAACCCCGCTGGTCAAGCTCAACCGGCTCAGCGAGGGGCTGGACGCCACCGTTGCCGTGAAGCTTGAGTTCTACAACCCGGCCAACAGCGTCAAGGACCGCATCGGCGTGGCCATCGTGGACGCCGCCGAAAAGTCCGGGGCCCTGAAGCCCGGCGGCACCATCGTCGAAGGCACCTCCGGCAACACCGGAATCGCCCTGGCCATGGTGGGTGCGGCCCGCGGCTACAAGGTCATCCTCACCATGCCCGAGACCATGTCCACCGAACGCCGGGTCATGCTGCGCGCCTTCGGTGCCGAGATCGTCCTGACCCCCGGTTCCGAGGGCATGCGCGGCGCCGTGGAGAAGGCCCAGGAGATCGTGGCCAACACCGAGAACTCCATCTGGGCCCAGCAGTTCGCCAACGAGGCAAACCCCGAAATCCACCGCAACACCACGGCCGAGGAAATCTGGACCGACACCGACGGCGCCGTGGACATCTTCGTCGCGGGCGTGGGCACCGGCGGCACGGTCACCGGCGTCGGGCAGGTCCTGAAGGAGCGCAAGCCGGGCGTCCAGATCGTCGCCGTCGAACCCAAGGATTCCGCAATCCTCAACGGCGGCGCACCCGGTCCGCACAAGATCCAGGGCATCGGCGCGAACTTCGTGCCCGAGATCCTGGACACCAATGTGTACGACGAGGTCCTGGACGCCACCCTGGAGGATTCAGTGCGCGTGGCACGCGAGCTCGGTGTCAAGGAAGGCATCCTGGGCGGCATCTCCTCGGGCGCCATCGTCTGGGGCGCCCTGGAACTGGCGAAGCGTCCCGAAAACGCGGGCAAGTTGATCGTCGCTGTGGTCTGCGACTTCGGCGAGCGTTACATCTCCACCGTGCTCTATGACGACATCCGCGGCTGA
- a CDS encoding Sir2 family NAD-dependent protein deacetylase: MEGQRHGVGLTGFASMPPTPRAHPSNRDLEALARIRDTLAGAPFALLTGAGLSTDSGIPDYRGPGSPPRTPMTYQEFVRDAANRQRYWARNHIGWSHLRHADPNQGHYAAAELERRGYLTGLITQNVDRLHEDAGSRKVIDLHGRYDQVICLGCGRTYSRRLLAGMLEELNPDFLKRAEETGLVEMAPDADSTVEDKVLIATFVVAVCPACGGTLKPDFVYFGENVPKDRVERSYAMVDEAAALVVAGSSLTVMSGLRFVRHAAKDGKPVVIINRGVTRGDDKATIKLEAGVSESLTWLAAELPPL, encoded by the coding sequence ATGGAAGGGCAGCGGCACGGGGTAGGCCTGACAGGGTTTGCCAGCATGCCGCCCACGCCCCGGGCGCATCCTTCCAACCGCGACCTTGAGGCCCTGGCCAGAATTCGGGACACTTTGGCCGGGGCCCCTTTCGCCCTTCTGACCGGTGCGGGACTCAGCACCGATTCGGGCATCCCGGATTACCGTGGCCCGGGTTCGCCCCCGCGGACGCCCATGACTTACCAGGAGTTCGTCCGGGACGCCGCAAACCGGCAGCGCTATTGGGCCAGAAACCATATTGGCTGGTCCCACCTCCGCCATGCTGACCCCAACCAGGGACACTACGCAGCCGCTGAACTCGAACGGCGGGGTTATCTCACAGGGTTGATAACGCAGAACGTGGACCGCCTGCACGAGGATGCGGGAAGCCGCAAGGTCATCGATCTCCACGGCAGGTATGACCAGGTGATCTGCCTCGGCTGCGGCCGTACCTACTCTCGCCGTCTGCTGGCCGGAATGCTGGAGGAGCTGAACCCGGATTTCCTGAAACGGGCGGAGGAGACTGGGCTGGTGGAAATGGCGCCTGATGCTGATTCCACCGTGGAGGACAAGGTTCTGATCGCCACCTTTGTTGTTGCCGTTTGCCCGGCCTGCGGCGGCACCCTGAAGCCGGATTTCGTGTACTTCGGCGAAAACGTGCCAAAGGACAGGGTGGAGAGGTCCTATGCCATGGTTGACGAAGCCGCCGCCTTGGTGGTGGCCGGTTCATCGCTGACCGTTATGAGCGGATTGCGCTTCGTGCGCCATGCCGCGAAGGACGGCAAGCCCGTTGTCATCATCAACAGGGGAGTCACCCGTGGGGACGACAAGGCCACCATCAAGCTTGAAGCCGGTGTCTCCGAATCACTCACTTGGCTTGCGGCTGAGCTGCCGCCGCTGTGA
- a CDS encoding zinc ribbon domain-containing protein — protein MAKAAPAEQLKLLELQGLDAKLKSLANRRRSLENDPRIKDLEAALSVANGELGSAKIAVHDAEGELKRAEADVEQVATRIERDEARLNSGTGLSKDLVALQKDIASLNRRRSDLEDVELEILERLDTLRARQAAQQQIVDDIQGSFGTIRAELDEALAAVDAEAAEVGAKRAEFAQGLDAGLLAVYEKTLAKRGVGAARLFHGTSEASGMKLSPGDLAVIKAASAEDVVFCPDSGAILVRSEEWA, from the coding sequence GTGGCGAAGGCAGCACCCGCGGAACAGTTGAAGTTGCTCGAACTGCAGGGGCTGGACGCCAAGCTGAAGTCCCTCGCCAACCGCCGCCGCTCGCTGGAAAACGACCCCCGGATCAAGGACCTGGAGGCCGCCCTTTCGGTCGCCAACGGAGAGCTGGGCTCAGCTAAGATTGCCGTCCACGATGCCGAGGGCGAACTGAAGCGCGCGGAAGCGGACGTGGAACAGGTTGCCACGCGCATCGAACGCGATGAGGCCCGGCTCAACAGCGGCACGGGCCTTTCCAAGGACCTGGTTGCCCTCCAGAAGGACATCGCGTCGCTGAACAGGCGGCGCTCGGACCTGGAGGACGTGGAGCTGGAAATCCTGGAACGGCTGGACACCCTCAGGGCCCGGCAGGCTGCCCAGCAGCAGATTGTGGACGATATCCAGGGGTCCTTCGGCACCATCCGCGCTGAACTTGACGAAGCCCTTGCCGCGGTTGACGCGGAGGCGGCCGAGGTCGGGGCAAAACGGGCAGAATTTGCACAGGGGCTGGACGCCGGGCTGCTTGCCGTCTACGAAAAAACGCTGGCCAAACGGGGAGTGGGTGCTGCGCGGCTGTTCCATGGCACATCCGAAGCCTCGGGGATGAAGCTCAGCCCCGGCGACCTCGCCGTGATCAAGGCCGCTTCTGCCGAGGACGTCGTCTTCTGCCCCGATTCCGGCGCCATCCTGGTCCGCTCCGAAGAGTGGGCCTGA
- a CDS encoding Nif3-like dinuclear metal center hexameric protein produces the protein MEPVDTDVTGPKNHDGDAPSGGPAGAGPADAPTLGELLLAVEELWPESLAENWDEVGLVAGHPSAPVRRVMFAVDPTLEVIEEAVEWGAELLITHHPLLLKGVTSVAATTAKGRAVHRLIESGTALLTVHTNGDSAVGGVSDVLADALGLQDVAPLTVAANGLPEEGIGRVGDLADAMSLGDFAARVFGILPSVAGGVRVSGDKDGLVRRIAVCGGAGDSLLNEVRASNADVYVTADLRHHPASEAREAALNGRPYLVDVSHFASEWLWLPAAAAALGNVLTDQGHDVEIQVSATNSDPWDFILTPG, from the coding sequence ATGGAACCTGTGGACACCGACGTTACCGGCCCTAAGAATCACGACGGCGATGCCCCCTCGGGCGGGCCGGCCGGGGCGGGCCCCGCGGATGCTCCCACGCTGGGTGAGCTGCTTCTCGCCGTCGAGGAACTCTGGCCCGAATCCCTTGCCGAAAACTGGGACGAGGTGGGGCTGGTGGCAGGCCACCCTTCCGCTCCGGTCAGGCGGGTGATGTTTGCGGTGGACCCGACCCTCGAGGTCATCGAAGAGGCTGTGGAGTGGGGTGCCGAGCTTCTCATTACGCACCATCCGCTGCTCCTCAAGGGTGTCACATCGGTTGCTGCCACTACGGCGAAGGGCCGCGCCGTTCACCGGCTCATCGAGTCCGGTACGGCTCTCCTCACCGTGCACACCAACGGCGATTCCGCCGTCGGGGGCGTCTCCGATGTCCTGGCGGATGCGCTGGGGCTCCAGGACGTCGCTCCCCTCACGGTCGCCGCCAACGGGCTGCCGGAAGAAGGGATCGGACGCGTCGGGGACCTCGCGGACGCCATGAGCCTTGGGGATTTTGCCGCCCGTGTATTCGGGATCCTGCCGTCGGTGGCCGGGGGAGTCCGGGTGTCCGGTGACAAGGACGGCCTGGTCCGGCGGATCGCGGTCTGCGGCGGCGCCGGGGACTCGCTCCTCAATGAGGTCCGGGCCAGCAACGCCGACGTCTACGTAACGGCCGACCTCCGCCACCACCCGGCGTCCGAGGCCAGGGAGGCAGCCCTGAACGGCCGGCCGTACCTGGTGGACGTTTCCCACTTTGCCAGTGAGTGGCTGTGGCTGCCTGCCGCGGCGGCGGCCCTGGGCAACGTCCTCACCGACCAGGGCCACGACGTCGAAATCCAGGTCAGTGCCACCAACAGCGACCCGTGGGACTTCATACTCACCCCTGGCTAA
- a CDS encoding FadR/GntR family transcriptional regulator, which yields MTSSLHHRAIENLGTRIISGDLPAGHVMLAEQLEDELKVSRSVIREAVRVLQSLGLVETTKRVGIRVLPASRWNPFDPQVIRWRLASDARGAQLRSLAELRAAVEPAAAELAAQNAPAPLRLELVDVAYALREAGHNGEVPRFLDLDIQFHSLLLSGSGNEMFANLMGQVAETLTGRTVHGLMPDHPHEAALQWHVDVAEAIARGDAVSARDASDRIMRRTMSRMSDTWTEQPRVFIPVHR from the coding sequence ATGACCAGCAGCCTGCACCACCGTGCCATAGAAAATCTTGGCACCCGCATCATCTCCGGGGACCTGCCTGCTGGCCATGTGATGCTTGCCGAACAGCTCGAGGACGAGCTCAAGGTTTCCCGTTCGGTGATCCGCGAAGCGGTCCGGGTGCTGCAGTCGCTTGGCCTCGTGGAGACCACAAAGCGGGTGGGCATCCGGGTGCTGCCGGCCAGCCGCTGGAACCCCTTCGACCCGCAGGTCATCCGGTGGAGGCTGGCCAGCGACGCCCGCGGAGCCCAGCTGCGGTCCCTGGCCGAACTGCGTGCAGCGGTGGAGCCAGCCGCCGCCGAGCTGGCGGCCCAGAACGCGCCGGCTCCCTTGCGGCTGGAGTTGGTGGATGTCGCCTATGCCTTGCGCGAGGCCGGGCACAACGGCGAAGTGCCCCGCTTCCTGGACCTGGACATCCAATTCCATTCCCTGCTCCTGTCCGGCTCGGGCAACGAGATGTTCGCAAACCTCATGGGCCAGGTGGCCGAAACGCTCACCGGCCGTACCGTGCACGGCTTGATGCCTGACCATCCGCACGAGGCTGCCCTCCAGTGGCACGTTGATGTGGCGGAAGCCATCGCAAGGGGTGACGCGGTGTCCGCCCGGGACGCTTCGGACCGGATCATGCGTCGGACCATGTCCCGGATGTCGGATACCTGGACCGAGCAGCCGCGGGTTTTTATCCCCGTGCACCGCTGA